A segment of the Crassostrea angulata isolate pt1a10 chromosome 10, ASM2561291v2, whole genome shotgun sequence genome:
ttttcaggtCAGTTGAACACTATTTAAAGTCGCATTTCAATCTTTCTTAACATGTAGAATATtgtagatttattttaaaataggtGCATGCAATAGAGATAAATGCATAACTACgaatatattgaaatatgccaaaatataaaaaaaaattaaaaacgacAAATCAAAACATCGAAATCACTCACAATCAAACATAACCTTGGCCTTTTAAggttcatggttttttttactgttatagCTCACATTCAGTCAAAAGTTGTCCATGTTTTATCTAACAAAAGGAGTCTCTGCAAGCTTGCTGTCTTCTAGGTTCTGTAAATATTGAGAGTTACTTAAATTCATACTTGAACACTTTCACCTTGTTAGACATTTCTTGTCCAACATACagattatttttatcactcACACATACACAACGTGGAGACGTTATCTCTTGGTCCATTGCGAATAGCCGACTCAGAAAATGACCGTCCTGGCTTATGATTTCTACTGTGCCATTTGATAAAAGCCCAACACTAATTAGGATGTTTCCAGAACAGTCGGTGCATATTCCATAAGGATGGAATTCTGGCTCTTGGCCTCTATAGGAGAACCTGTGTTGTCCTGCTTTACTGACCACTACTACCGCTTGCTTTTCATCGTCGGATGCGCATATATTTCCATTGTCGTTTTCTGTGATGTACAATGGAGAATTATACATAGCTTGACGTTTGTTATCCAtctgtatgttctgtatttctttCCCGTTTTTATACCTGGTGACTTTAGCCTCCCGGTCCTTTCTCATGCCCACCAGTACGTCCCCGTTGATGTGGGAGGAGTGAATGCTGAGTGGTTCCCAGTCCCccgttttaaaaaatttactgaTTCTATTACTCTGTGGTAtcttattgataatttttttgatcTTGTCTGCGTAGAGCAGGTCCCCGGTCGGTGTGACTGTGTGGTAGCCCTCATCTTTACCACTGGTTTGTATCTTCTGTAGCTGATTCCCTTCTGGGTCTGTTTGGACAAGGTTACCACCATCATCACTGGCCCAGACTCTGCCTGATTTATCCACAGACAAATACCAAGTGCTGTCCACACCTGGTACTTTGAACGCCCTCACCTCAGAGACAATTGGCCTCTTAATCGCGTCAGCTCTTTGTTCTAGTTCTCCCTGCGCCCCTGCAGGATTCAACTGTGAAGAAGAATCCTTTTCcatgggttttatttttcttttttcctctTTAACGCTAGGAACAACTATACTTCCAAGTAATTTGCCAACATTATCTTTGCTGAATTGGCCAAATCTGTATTTCGGTAGATTAGGTTTGGTTGTTTCTGGTATGGGTTTGATCTCCAGGCTGCATGCAACAGATGAACCTCCGCCATCGGTTATGGGAAAGTTGCCACGAAGATCCCCAACAAGTGTTTCAAGGTATGCAATGTATTCTTTATAAGTTGTTTCTTGTGGTTTTAACTGTTTGAGAAGTGAATCTTCAATAGAATTGGCACGTTCCAATTTTTCTGAAGTTGCTTTGTCTACCAGACTCTTGAGAGACTCGGCTTCATCTTTTATAGAATCTCTAATGCTGTCCATaatcttctttatttctttGCCATCTTCCTCGGTTTCCTTTTTCAAGTCTTGTGCTGTTGGGAGGAAATATCCTCGGATTTCGGAGATTTTCTTACCATTAGATTCAATCTTCCCTGCAAAGATGTCCTCCAGATCATTGAATGTATGTCCTTGGTGTTTTTCCATCGTTGAGCACTTGGAACACAAGGGCACATTGCATTCTTTGCAAAGAATATCTATATTTCGAGTAGGATGGAGCGTGCATTTCTTCACCGGAAGTTGACGTTTACGTTGATTAAATAGGACTACTTCGTGAGGCTTTGTCATTGGATTCCTCTGATGTTCATCTTTGCATTCTTCACACAATCTTCTGTGACATGGATTGCAGTAAAACTGGCAGTTCTTCCCACAACCTTCATTGCCGCATTCCAAATAGTGCTGAGCTGATGTTACCAtctaaaaagaaatttcaaaatttcaaaattttagtaaaataaatataaatctagGGCTTTCGTTGATGATAGACAGTATATTGACAAATTCGGGGAAACGCTAAAAACTATTTGCAATTTGACCAAGATTTGAACTTCCAGTGCGAGTGCATTTATccataatatttttcattggCATGCGTATTCTTTGCTCAAAAGAAAAATTAGCACCCGCCATTTGGTTATTATTTCCAGAAGTGTCTTGGCGACATATTGCGCCGTTGACGATCAAGTTCTTTAATcgattcatattttattttcagtggGGCATTTCGCTAAACTTCTTTTAAACAGGATGACTGCATGCCTAATTCGTTATTGATCTTGTGACttgcaaaacattttttttcttctaatattAAAGTGATGACAGCAGAACACTTGGGTTTgctgtttttaaaacaagatttaTATATCTATAATTAATTGAGCTACTTTTGACTTGTTTCTCCAACTGTTagctagatacatgtactttattttgCGTTGTCCTTACATTAAGTTGTCggtaatattttacaaaatcacccccccccccatgaaactATGAACCGATACTTAGTAAACAAACTCCTTAACTAAGAAGtttgagtacatgtacattgagtCATGTTGAATATAGTATCAGCTAGTGCGGAGCAAACAATTGATGTGCATGTACTGCAAGACAACGCTTTATGTAATCATGATCAATGTGCTTTattaatatatgtatgtattttttgacggatttataaatcaaattttttttgcacTCGGTTGCCTCGAGAAAAGAGGATAAGGAAAGTTtacattttcttatttctatttacatgtatattcactCATCCCTGAAATTTCTTCTCATAAATTTtacataacatatatttaaTCATGTAAATCGTTCCCCCTgtagatttttcttaaaaatctaaCGATAAGGTGTGATGTTTCTTTACATCTacttatttctgttttatctcACACTTCATTAAGTAAAGAAATATCCTAAAGAAAATGTTGATTGGGGGAGGGTTTGactatttaaattattttataaaatcttaCAAACAATGGTTAACTGTTCTTATGCAGGCAAATTAATAAAGTTTTAGTCTTAAGTAACGTTGATTTAGCAAATGCACTTACGTCATATGTCCTATTTTTCgctctttttttaacaaaacaaaattgaatgtAACCAAACTTCGGGggaaatatatgcataaaaatggTATcagattattaataaataaaataactacTAGTAAGTAGTCTAGTGCATATTACTAACAGTTACCTGGTCTTCAGCCATTGCGATTCCTTGACTATAAAGGTGTGGTGTCAGACTGGAATGCCGGGATGTGGGAGTTACCCTGGAGAGGCCCGGTTCGTTTATTCTTCCTGTTTGATTCCAAAACTGAAACGCAGTTTAAGATCAAATTTCACCTGTTGCTCTTAATTCATAatctattgaaatttttttccaagGTAAACGTATCTGCAAGACTGGTTCTtttgttgtcttttttttttttttttttttttgcataacgTTTCTAATATTGATTCACCTTGTTCGAGATGATAGAAAGAGTGCAGAGTTTGAAACTGCGTTTCAAAAGAATCAGATAGTTATGTCATTGAACCA
Coding sequences within it:
- the LOC128166295 gene encoding uncharacterized protein LOC128166295 — encoded protein: MAEDQMVTSAQHYLECGNEGCGKNCQFYCNPCHRRLCEECKDEHQRNPMTKPHEVVLFNQRKRQLPVKKCTLHPTRNIDILCKECNVPLCSKCSTMEKHQGHTFNDLEDIFAGKIESNGKKISEIRGYFLPTAQDLKKETEEDGKEIKKIMDSIRDSIKDEAESLKSLVDKATSEKLERANSIEDSLLKQLKPQETTYKEYIAYLETLVGDLRGNFPITDGGGSSVACSLEIKPIPETTKPNLPKYRFGQFSKDNVGKLLGSIVVPSVKEEKRKIKPMEKDSSSQLNPAGAQGELEQRADAIKRPIVSEVRAFKVPGVDSTWYLSVDKSGRVWASDDGGNLVQTDPEGNQLQKIQTSGKDEGYHTVTPTGDLLYADKIKKIINKIPQSNRISKFFKTGDWEPLSIHSSHINGDVLVGMRKDREAKVTRYKNGKEIQNIQMDNKRQAMYNSPLYITENDNGNICASDDEKQAVVVVSKAGQHRFSYRGQEPEFHPYGICTDCSGNILISVGLLSNGTVEIISQDGHFLSRLFAMDQEITSPRCVCVSDKNNLYVGQEMSNKVKVFKYEFK